The genomic window AAATGTTACATATCAAATTGATGCGTTTAGCATAGAAACAAATGTACAGAAAAACACATTTGTTACACTCCACTGATATTTTGGCTACAAGGAGAATGTGAGCTCTGGAATTAATCAAGTTTTATATCACTTGTCAGTTGTCAAGTTGATAGTTGGAAGTAGTCAAAGGGGCAGGGGGAATAAGTGCATGGATTGGTTTCAGAATACTAAAAAGGATCTgaaaaaatggatacacaatTCGCGGCCACACACCCTCTTCATTCCATTCAAGTTTCACTCAAAATCAGTTGTTATTTCATCATGGTTAGATCTTTGAAATTGCAACCTCAGGCTCTGCACATGGTCTGATCCCGAGTCACAAGTTTCCCCAAAGTTTGTTTCATAAGATAAAGAAGTAATCAGGTTTAATTGAATTGCTTTGTCCTTGTGAAAATAAGGTATGCAGATTCTGGATTTGACATGTTCTTTCTTTGTCATTGATATTTTTCCATGTGATTATTCTGTTGTCTGATTGGCATAGATGTTTAATCAGTCGCGAGTTTTCTTTTAAACATAGAAAAGCATAAAGAATTATAAATCTGATGCACGATTTGTAGCCAATGATAAAAAAGGATTTTTGatagtttgaaattttttatctttcattgttttatttgttaatcTTCTATTTCGGAGAAGACAGATACattttgttgaatttgaaaAGAAGATACTCTAATTAGTTTCTCCTATGATTGATGATAGAACCTTCTACTATATGTTTTGTATGTTTTCATTAAACAAGCTAAGGGCTAAGAAGATTTGATGTCTCTATGAACTGTGGTCATTGGAGACCATAGGTCTTGGAGTCAAGATTCTTAATTACTTGCTGACTCAATCGAGCTGTAAAATTGAGATCGAATTTCTGATAGCAGAATGTCTTGGTTTCAATGAAGTGGAAATTTATTATATTGGTATGGTTGGGACATCTAGTCCTTCTCACTGTATTCTTGTATCTGCgaacaataaaaataatgttttgccTAGAATTTTGATGTATTCTGAATAACCTTTCCGCTACTTGATCTATATTCTAACTTAGATCCTCAATTATAGTATGTGTCTAAATCTTgagtatgattttatttttatataaaataaaatagactaGGATTCATATCAAGCCATATGAATAGTGACCATCTGCTGATGAAGTAAAAAATGTTTGGTTGTATATAAATGTTTGTATTTTCAGGGTGCCGGCCTATCGCCTTTGTTGGGTTCAAGTGTGAAtgattaagtctcacatcgattaTGAATGAGTTCAATGTTGGATATACAAGAGAAGTAACCTATATGTTTTTTAGTGGAGATGTGACATCTCCCTCTCTTCTGGTCATGAAGCATTAACCCGTTGTTTCTCTGTGCGTTCCTCCAAACTCCCCAACAACTATTCACAATGATTACAGAAAAGGGATTGTGCTTTTTACCACTCTTTTGATGTTTGGCTAATGACTACCTCGAGAAATCCTCTCATATATTTTTGCAAAGAAATTGGTTATTAGTTTTGCTCTCTAGGTTCATTCAGTTTGAGACAAGCATTTTATTAATGTTGTAATCTTttgaaaaattcatatttagaGGGAGGTTGATATTTTTGGCACTGAAGCAATGTCCCTGCTTGCACGTTGTCACTGATATGTTCGAGTTATATCATCTTTTGTGTATTGTAGCAAAATTTCTCCCTCAGATTATTCATGATGTTGAGCAAAATTAATTTTCCTTAAGATTATACATGGTGTGCGAGTTTTGACTTAATTGAGgaaaaaccaaacacataccAAGTGATCGAGTATTTCATCTTATCTATTTTAGGAATTTTCACTTAATTATAAACTCCTCCACAAAAAGACAAGAGACAACCAAAAACCAGATCATTAAACAATAGTtgaatattaaatgaaaaagataaaatgattCCATCTATGTATGTCAATGTCAGAAAACCTAGTATGTACTGTAACCAGGACATAATACAACAAGAGAGAGATGATAGGgaaataaaataagaagaaaaaaaatcaatacttgccataaatataaaaacaaatggcaaagattattaaaatatactacCTTTTGaggagaaattcttaggtgagtcctcacctaagcattaatgtTTAGATACAACCAATCACATAattacaactcattaattaattaaccaatcacataattacaactcattaattaattaaaaaattacaagtaattaataaaacaaaatctctttaaccaaagaaagaaaaaaattaacaaaacaaaatctctataaataaggaaagaaacaaaaaaacatacatcttcactttataatttatatttccacgctcatttttatttcctttacaTACcaagctttctttttatttttttattgattgaaaccttgtatttatattaataagctaattcaaataGTTGatggtttatattttattagttttatcTCATTTTATCTCTGTTATATAATACTTGAAAATAATtacatattaattaaacattttttatgacactttatattaataagataattcaaccgttaattttactaaataataCAAATTGAATATCTAGCTTATCGACTATAAGTTACCTTATAATTTATACGATATAAGTTTGTTTATCAACTATTCGCTATTTTTTTATCCAACAAATTCATAATAATTTGGAGTTTTGGACGGTCTCTGAGTTTTCAAaaagtacaaaaataataatgaataaaaataagttatattcTTTGGTACCCAACTTATATTATTGGTCGCACCACTATTCCATACAcaaaattctttgaaatataaattatgtaaatATAAGTTAGTATCAAAATATGATAAGACATTATACTTAACAAGTATTTTACAATGTATTAATCATCGAAgtgttcaataaaaataattgaaacaaagaaataaaaaataaaataaaaaaaaacaaaaagagagagctttgttggaaggaaaaaaaaatagtatgagcaattcgaaagaaaaaaaaattaataaagtgcaCAACACATGGTTTTTGAtaactcttttttctttctttccataTTTGTAGAGATTTGGTTTTAATTATTTCACTATTAATtacttgtaattttttaatatattaatgagttgtaattatatgattggttgtgcctaatcattaatgcttaggtgatgactcacctaagaatttctcccTTTTGAATATGCGACTTATACAATGATTAGCGGCATCTAACCTGTCAAATttgagttgagatcctctccattttctatcatttccatttcttcaattaccaaagtttttaaatatttttgagtGTATAAAAAGTATTTGGACCACAAATACTCTCTTAATCAAATAAATTCTATTAGTAGCGATTTTATACCATTtccttcttctctttctctagccggccctattttctttttctctgagTTTCTTCTTCCGCTACTAgttaggggtgattttaggtcatattgggcctaaaatcacccctcttcaccttttttcttgttgttttcaatataaataagtgatttttcacatagattaagttttttagttgtttttcttttttattagtgtgatatcgtcgtctgagtgcggcgtttgTGTTGATCGTCGTCTTGGTACGACGTTGTTGAATTCTCCGTCTTGTTACAGTGTTcgtttagttcatattgaaagatcatcttcaatcaattgcagattcaatcaatgatttgggcatcaacgttgcagatccggaagcatggatATTTCGGTGACTttagttttatcatattattatttgtaggcattttgccgttgtatgctattaacacggatgatgtgagtttgttcgcagattcatcctttttgtttttagcgatgttgaatgTGTATTTGGATCTGATGTACTATATCAATTAttagaatgaatgaatatcgttatctttttagtcaaaaaaaagaaaaagtatttggacccatttaatatcacatttttgcatttatattcccaaaactatattataatggaggaaatggaaagaatgagaaatggagaggatcctaactcgtCAAATTTGTacctaaaaaaatcaaatatgtcaataaaaaaaatctgtcaTAAGAAAAACAGCCCTTAAAATATTTAGtgcacaaaaaattaatatatgactTATACAATGATTAGCAGCACCTAAATAATTCTGTCAAATtcgtacccaaaaaaataacaaaatctgTCAaatatgtccaaaaaaaattctGTCACAAGAAAACCAGTCCTTAAATATTCAGtgcacaaaaaatataaatgttgtAATGTTGTAGacacagaaagaaaaaaaatccatccGATTcttaatatacatatataattaataaaaagtcTAGGTTTGTTCTAAGAAATTTAGATAATATTATATAGATCTTGAGTTCGATCTACAactcattataaataaataaaaatgatactcaataaatttaaaaaattacgtACTTATCATTAATTATTAGTTGGTCTAATAATGATTGATACTGAATTTTGACAAGCATAACTATAGTTTGATTTTTCGCAATTACGATCAGAACGGACTAGATTGATTTGACAgctgtgtgtgtgagttttagcaacaaaaaattaaaataaaaagatcaaCTTTGTTTCATCTCCACGACTCCACCAAACCAATCAATCATTCTTAAACTTTTCAAAACTCTCTACTGTTGGACTTGgagtgatctctctctctctctctctctctctctgatctctctctctctctctctccactAAGCAGTTATCTTGAAATTGAAGTAAGAATATATATAACAACACTTTCTTCTCTGACACCCAAGCAAAAAAAGGAAACCCCACTTCACACGCACAAATCAAGCAACAAGTTTCAAACTTTCCCCCACCCCACTTCACAAAACCTCTCCAATAATCTTCTTCTTCCGTTTTTAATTTAtactataaattattattaaatcatcaaaataaaaaagggttctttttttctttttgctttttctgaaTGTTGTTATGTCAATAACCATCAACAACAAGAACCACCAACCACCGCAAAACGCCGTAATGCCTATTCATCCAATCAACGACATTCCATCACCGTTCGGAGATCCGCCGTCAAATTTACCAACCTCCGACCTCCGTGAAACGGCATACGAGATCCTTTTAGCGGCATGTCGAAGCTCAGGTCCAAAACCGTTGACATTCATATCACAGTCGGAGAGAGGAATTAGGGATCCGGCTTCGGCGGCTTCATTGCACCGATCACGGACTTCGATGGCGGCTAGTAAGGTGAAGAAGGCTCTTGGacttaaaacgacgtcgttgaAGAGTAAACGTGCAGTTACGACTGGTGAATTGGTGAGAGTGCAGATGAAAATCTCTGAACAGAGTGAAAGTAGAATCAGAAGAGCACTTCTCAGAATTGCTGCAGCACAGGTCTCAATTTTGTTCTTTGGTTCTTTCTATTTTTGAATATGttcaaaaaattcataatttttctatttttttctctttcaattatAGTTAGTTTTCTAGTTGTTTaagttctataaaaaaatattggtgtAAGCGAAGAATTACCGActaatcccaccgcccacttcgGGGCCCATTTATGgggagaatcgaacctgagaccatGAGaagagcatactccaaggacccaagtcAACATCGCTGGACaaaccccaagtgggttatcataagtttattttaattgataagTGCTCATAAATTAGAAGTTTTTGCTTTGGTGTGatttatttacaaaatttaagtaggaatgaaatgaaaataattcatCCATACTGAATATGATTATTGAATACAGTGAGTGTGTGGAACTCAAGTAATCTGAAGTTTAAAGCTTTCATTTTTCGGCCGCTAAAATTTCATTCATGTTTGGAAAATTGGATTCATCTACTATTGATTTTTGCTCAAGTAACTGAACTGAACCCTCTTGAGGTTTTTTCAAATGACACTTCAATCTATTCTAGAGCTGAAATTGGCTTTCCAGTGTTGACTTTATAACTGAAATTGGACTTCCACTGTTGACTTCTGTAGTTTTTTTGGAATGAAAGTCGTTGACTTCTGTTGACTACAccataataatttaaaattttgatggaGTATTGTACTTGTTCTTAGGTAGTaacattattttcttttcatagcTTTAAAGGTCTGAAGGCAATATTGTAATTGCATAATGGCTGCAACTCTCACAGTTGCATTAACTATCAAATCACAATGTAACTacaaccacaatttaaaaccatgtgattattttctcaacaaaaagAACAGACAAATGAAAGAAGCTAATGAACATTAGCTGTTGGCTACTTTTATGTGCATATCACCGGTTACATGTTATTTTTGGACAGGCAAGGGTTAGTTTTGTTAGTAAATTAGTGAGTAATGTTAGTTCTCAGGGTTTGATTAGTAGACCTCCTGGTTAATATTCGTTCAGTGCCCGTCGGTTCATCGGTTACATGTTATTATTGTTTGGAATAGATAATACGTATTTCACTTTCTTTTATTGCCTGTTTGTTGATTGTTCAGTTGGATATATTTCTTATCACTGGAAAAGGTTCCACTAGATTTTAGTCATTTATGATTGGGACCAAAATCTAAGATTTCAGCTCTTTCATTTTTCTCCTTGCATATGATTAAATCACTAATGATAGCTTACTAGGTCTTTGTTCATGAAATTAAAATAGCTTGGAAGACGCATGGAGACAGTGGTTCTTCCGTTAGAGCTTATACAACTGTTCAAGGTTTCAGATTTTTCCAATCAACAAGAGTATGAGGCTTGGTTGAGAAGAAATTTGAAGGTTCTTGAAGCAGGACTCCTCTTGCATCCGCATGTTCCATTAAATAAGGCCGACACTTCTGCACAGAAACTACGGCGCCTGATTGGTGGAGCCCTCGAGAAACCTACGGATATTGCAAATAACGGTGAATCAATGCAAACCCTCCGGAGTCTTGTTATTTCTCTTTCTTGCAGATCATCTGACGGGTCTGTTCCTGAGACATTCCATTGGGCGGATGGCTTTCCAATGAACCTTTGGATCTACCAAACTCTTTTAGAAGTTTGTTTTGATAGTCACGTTGATACCTGTGTGATAGAAGAGGTTGATGAGGTCTTAGAGCTCATTAAGAAGACTTGGGTTATGCTTGGAATCAACGAAACCCTACATAATATTTGTTTCACATGGGTCTTATTTCATAGATATGTTGTCACACGTGAAGTAGAAAGTGATCTGCTTTTTGCATCATGTAATCTAGTGGGGGAAGTTGAGAAAGATACCGAGGCCATGAAAAATCCCGTTTACTCAAAAACATTGAGCTCCACGTTGAGTTTGATGTTGGGTTGGGCGGAGAAAAGGCTCCTTGCCTACCATGATACTTTCCATAATGATAATATTGAATCAATGGAAAGCGTTGTATCTCTTGCTGCACTATCAGCAAAGATACTGGCAGAAGATATCTCTCATGAGTATAATCGGAAGAAGAACGAAGCTGATGTAGCCTACATCAGAGTTGAAAGTTATATTAGATCATCAGTGCGTTCTGTTTTCATTCAGGCAAGTTCTACCGCCCAAGCTTCCTTTCAGATATTACAGACATATGATTATTTATGACATTTGTATTTTGTATATGTTATGCGTACTTTTGATACCACTGACCAAAAGTGTTTAAAATTGGTTGTTTTGCTCTATTATGGTGTTGTCATTCTTATGGCCTAACTCTTTTTAATCTCTCTTAAGGCAGAAATTGGAGAAATTGGACCCCAGCAAGCATCTATCTAGAAAACAGAATAAAGCTTTTCCCATTCTTTCTGTCCTCGCACGAGACATTACTGAATTGGCTTTTAAGGAGAAAACCATATTTAGTCCCAAGCTAAAGAGATGGCATCCTCTTGCTGCTGGTGTTGCGGTTGCCACCCTTCATGTGTGTTATGGAAATGAGTTGAAGAAATATGTTAAAGGGATCAATGAGTTGACACCTGATGCTATAGAAGTGCTGATGGCTGCTGACAAGTTGGAGAAAGAACTGGTGCAGATAGCAGTGGAAGATTCTGTTGACAGTGAAGATGGTGGGAAATCCATTATAATGGAGATCCATCCTTATGAGGCTGAAGCTATAATTGCTAATCTTGTTAAGTCATGGATAATTATCAGAGTGGATAGACTGGCAGAATTGGTTGACAGAATTCTGCAACAAGAGGTATGTCAAATCTTGTTGCTCATATATAAATCTTTTGTTTTCCTTTACAATGATTTAACATATAGTTAGATACTACCATTACTTTGTTAGTACTGCACAAGAACGTGGTTGTTGGCAAGTTtaagatttttaatttaatttttaacttcTCCATCGTTTCCTACAGGCATGGAATCCACAGGCAAATAAAGAGGGCTTTGCTCCTTCTGCAGTCCAAGTTCTACGTTTCATAGATGACACTTTGGAAGCTTTCTTCCTGTTGCCTATATCCATGCACGCAGTTTTACTTCCTGAATTGATATCTGGTCTTGACAAATCTATCCAACAATACATTTTGAAAGCAAAATCCGGCTGCGGTATATATTTGTTGCATTAGTTAGCATTTGATTTACCAAACTGAGTTATTCAATCACTGTGTTGTGTGACTAGGTTTTCTCTTTCTGATCTGCAGGGAACCGTAATACATTCATCCCAACTATGCCTGCATTGACTAGGTGTTCAACAAAGGGAAAATATAACGGTGTATTCCGGAAAAAAGAAAAGCCACAAACGACGCTGAGGAGGAAAACCCTTGCTAGAACCACAACAGGAGATAGCTCATTTGATGTACCCCACCTATGTGTTCGCATCAATACTATGCAGCGTATTCGCATGGAATTAGGGGTTTTGGAGAAGAGGATAGTTGCCAATCTTAGTAATTCTAATTTGACTAACGAGGATGATATAGGAGATGGGGCGACCTTCAAATTTTCTGCAGCTGCTGCGGTGGAAGGTATCCGTCAACTCTGTCAGTGTATAGCATACAAAGCAGTTTTCCAAGATCTATGTCACGTTCTTTGGGACGGCCTATATGTTGGAGAAGTTTCTTCTGCCAGGATTGAGCCTTTTCTTCATGAGCTTGAGCAATATTTAGAGATCATATCATCAACAGTGCATGATAAAGTTAGAACACGAGTAATTATTGAATTAATGCGAGCTTCTTTCGATGGGTTCCTGTTGGTTTTGTTGGCGGGAGGTTCATCTCGTGCTTTCTCTTTGCAAGATTCTTCTGTAATAGAGGAAGATTTCAAGCTTCTGAGTGACTTATTCTGGTCAAATGGAGATGGATTGCCGGCCGATTTAATCAAAAAGCACTCTGCAACTGTTCGAGATGTACTTCCCTTGTTTCACACGGACACGCAACACATAATTCAGCAATTTAGTCAACTTACTATGGAAATGTTCTTCGGCCATGGAACTGTTCGAGGTTCTTCGGCTAAATCACGGCTTCCATTGCCTCCAAAAGCAGATCAATGGAGCCCAAGAGAACCAGACACACTTCTGAGAGTTTTGTGTTACCGGAATGATGAGGCAGCAGCCAAGTTCCTTAAGAAGAATTACAACTTCCCTACAAAAATCTAACAAATTGATTAGTAAAGTAACCCTTTTGACATTTCATACCTTGCCACgttatatataaatttagtgGCTTAATTTTTCTGTTCTGAAATTTCCACTAGTGAAACATGATACTCTTAATCATTGGTTTGATTAAATTTAGGAAATATATGGTGCTTTATCTTTGTACAGGTTTGTGTGATTCTTTGCTTGCTAATTTGTTTGCTAATTTGTGTCGAAATGCAATTTATAACCTCACTGTGGTGTGGTATTCAGATTCCAGAGAATATTTGGTTTTCTAATTTCAAAATGAATTCTTGTCTATTGGTGTGGCACTATAAAAAGATTCTTCCAGAAACTATTTGAGCTTGGACATGTAAttctaattaaattatttatttttacatgcAGTTATCGTAAAACATTTATATGGTCAGTTAATCAtaaatcattattattgtatgacttttaaaatatagaTAGATTAAAATAAAGTATTATTAGTGATCAGACTGTTATGATTGATGAACAATGTAAAATAGATATCAATCAAATTCCTAGTGATAAGGGCCTTGTTATCTGCTTGAATAATAACTTTCACGATAAAACAAGTTTCTAAATTATTTCTATAAAATTACTCATTTGACATATGATTGAATGTACATGTAGAAACAAGATTATTTTTGGAGGAAATgtgataaaagaaaaacaagtttaTTCTCCGGTGACCAACTTATGTGGATGATGATAATCTCAGCATTATAACCATTTTATATTCAAGATATGTCTATGTTATATTCatctattatattaaaaaaaataaaatttatatccaTATTAAACTTTGAATGTAACATTAAAGCTGTCAAGGTATCACAAGTCTATGCATTcattaatttgaataaaaataagatCAAAGATGAACAACTTTTCCTCACATGAAACGTGGTTGTAACCGTGTGTTCGTTGCCTCACATGAAAAAGGATTGAGGCAGTGTATGTATGCAGCAGATACAACAGGTATCGTTTTGGTTATAGATAAAGGACCACGTATCGTCTTGGTCTGCTGTTCTTCATGTGCTACGACAAACAATGAGTAAATATACAGTATATGGTACTAtggttgtttttattgtttgtaatatcattgttatgttattttacttaaaaaatatgCGTGCCTGTTTTTTCCATAATTTCAATGGGAATCTATATTTCTAATCATATGATGATATGCGTGTTAATTTATAATCTCTGTGTGGACCAATATTTTTATGCGGACCTATATttctattcatatattaatgcGTGTgcctaattttttataatttttgcacagacctatatttttatttcatggATAGAATAGATTTTTTATGTTGATACATGAtacttattttgaaaaataatgaattaaatatgaatttttatatattttttcgcttaaaatttttaaatttatttatttgaaataaccATTATATATACATGACAAGTTgtcatcaataattttttaaaaataactattatacacatgataaaatgttgttgataaaaattttaattaactATTATACACGGAGAAACAAGTTGTTGctaatgaaaattttaaataactacTATACACGTGGAACAAATTCTTACGGatgaaatatttaaataaatataatacacGAAAAATAAGTAGTTCCCGATGAAAAAATTAAGTAACTAATATATCagttttttaattataaacaataatattttttcatcaacTTTAATATTTAGTAATATTTATAACTCAAATAAAcgtacaataaaaaaatacaagataTATGTCTAAAATAACAGCAAGTCAGTAGAAACTCATATTACTACTCCATCTGTTTCAAATTGATAGGAAAATTGTTTTCAATCATATTATTACAAGTAATCTTACGTTACTATATAGCTATCATAGTATCATACACCAGACAAACGATCTTTGCAAcgatgaataatttttataacgAGACTAATTTCCCACTATATAATATTCTTCCTACGATAATAAAATTTATGCTAGTTGATCACTAACCAAATACAACAAACTAACTAATTGATCTCTGACAAACTTTAAACTAACAATCTATTCTATTCGATAGGGAACTATAATCATCCTTAAAGGACTATAGTTATTACGTTACGTTATCGTTAAAGCTAAGTCAGTATGTTCGTATTTTCAATACCATAATAGAAAAATGCCAAGTGTAGATGTCCAAAATATGTCAAAGAAATCATTTTGCTCAAGGGCATCTTAATCCTAAAAATGAGATCTTCACCATTCAAAACATGCAATTAcaaaaattgtttcatcatttgATGCTCAAGAGAGTAACTAACAAAGCCGGCAAAATCTCTTCATGACCTTTCTATTAGCTGTATACATGTGTACATAAAGTGCGTACTAATAAATATGCTTACCAACTAATAAAGAAACCGATAACTAAACTAAAAAGGGTTCCTTTTCAGTTCTTTCCTTTTCGAGACGGTCTTTGGGTTTGCTTTCTGCCAAACATAAGACAGACAAGAGACCAGTTATGGCTAGCTTAAGTTATTTCCAATCTAACAAAGAATCTATGGCAATGAAAAGAAATTATATACTTacagattttgattttttagtctTCCCCCGAATCCTGTTCTTTGGAGGTTTCAACTTGTATATCCGCACCATCCAATGGTGGGTTGTGAACACCTGAATGCATTAAAAACCATGACTTACATCAGAAAACCAACACAGTTGCCAAAAAGAAATAGAATGATTGCTGCTAGGATTTATTATCTATTTATTATACTTTTTCACTAATCCAACAAATGTCAACAAAAATATGGGCAAATAATATGGAATGGCAACGAAATTCTAGGCTTATTATATTTTCCAGTGGTAGGAACTAAACTAGATTGTTAGCAATGATGCCTGTCACAttatttgaagaagaaaatattAGGATTTGAGAGGTGAGACCAAACCCTCAGTTGGAGTTTATGTATGTAGTACAAGGAGTCAAAGAGAGTATTGGCAAATCAAGTACAGAACAAAATATAGCcttaaaagaacaaaattaagAAGTTTCAAAAGGTAAACT from Trifolium pratense cultivar HEN17-A07 linkage group LG1, ARS_RC_1.1, whole genome shotgun sequence includes these protein-coding regions:
- the LOC123910287 gene encoding protein unc-13 homolog isoform X1, translating into MSITINNKNHQPPQNAVMPIHPINDIPSPFGDPPSNLPTSDLRETAYEILLAACRSSGPKPLTFISQSERGIRDPASAASLHRSRTSMAASKVKKALGLKTTSLKSKRAVTTGELVRVQMKISEQSESRIRRALLRIAAAQLGRRMETVVLPLELIQLFKVSDFSNQQEYEAWLRRNLKVLEAGLLLHPHVPLNKADTSAQKLRRLIGGALEKPTDIANNGESMQTLRSLVISLSCRSSDGSVPETFHWADGFPMNLWIYQTLLEVCFDSHVDTCVIEEVDEVLELIKKTWVMLGINETLHNICFTWVLFHRYVVTREVESDLLFASCNLVGEVEKDTEAMKNPVYSKTLSSTLSLMLGWAEKRLLAYHDTFHNDNIESMESVVSLAALSAKILAEDISHEYNRKKNEADVAYIRVESYIRSSVRSVFIQKLEKLDPSKHLSRKQNKAFPILSVLARDITELAFKEKTIFSPKLKRWHPLAAGVAVATLHVCYGNELKKYVKGINELTPDAIEVLMAADKLEKELVQIAVEDSVDSEDGGKSIIMEIHPYEAEAIIANLVKSWIIIRVDRLAELVDRILQQEAWNPQANKEGFAPSAVQVLRFIDDTLEAFFLLPISMHAVLLPELISGLDKSIQQYILKAKSGCGNRNTFIPTMPALTRCSTKGKYNGVFRKKEKPQTTLRRKTLARTTTGDSSFDVPHLCVRINTMQRIRMELGVLEKRIVANLSNSNLTNEDDIGDGATFKFSAAAAVEGIRQLCQCIAYKAVFQDLCHVLWDGLYVGEVSSARIEPFLHELEQYLEIISSTVHDKVRTRVIIELMRASFDGFLLVLLAGGSSRAFSLQDSSVIEEDFKLLSDLFWSNGDGLPADLIKKHSATVRDVLPLFHTDTQHIIQQFSQLTMEMFFGHGTVRGSSAKSRLPLPPKADQWSPREPDTLLRVLCYRNDEAAAKFLKKNYNFPTKI
- the LOC123910287 gene encoding protein unc-13 homolog isoform X2 gives rise to the protein METVVLPLELIQLFKVSDFSNQQEYEAWLRRNLKVLEAGLLLHPHVPLNKADTSAQKLRRLIGGALEKPTDIANNGESMQTLRSLVISLSCRSSDGSVPETFHWADGFPMNLWIYQTLLEVCFDSHVDTCVIEEVDEVLELIKKTWVMLGINETLHNICFTWVLFHRYVVTREVESDLLFASCNLVGEVEKDTEAMKNPVYSKTLSSTLSLMLGWAEKRLLAYHDTFHNDNIESMESVVSLAALSAKILAEDISHEYNRKKNEADVAYIRVESYIRSSVRSVFIQKLEKLDPSKHLSRKQNKAFPILSVLARDITELAFKEKTIFSPKLKRWHPLAAGVAVATLHVCYGNELKKYVKGINELTPDAIEVLMAADKLEKELVQIAVEDSVDSEDGGKSIIMEIHPYEAEAIIANLVKSWIIIRVDRLAELVDRILQQEAWNPQANKEGFAPSAVQVLRFIDDTLEAFFLLPISMHAVLLPELISGLDKSIQQYILKAKSGCGNRNTFIPTMPALTRCSTKGKYNGVFRKKEKPQTTLRRKTLARTTTGDSSFDVPHLCVRINTMQRIRMELGVLEKRIVANLSNSNLTNEDDIGDGATFKFSAAAAVEGIRQLCQCIAYKAVFQDLCHVLWDGLYVGEVSSARIEPFLHELEQYLEIISSTVHDKVRTRVIIELMRASFDGFLLVLLAGGSSRAFSLQDSSVIEEDFKLLSDLFWSNGDGLPADLIKKHSATVRDVLPLFHTDTQHIIQQFSQLTMEMFFGHGTVRGSSAKSRLPLPPKADQWSPREPDTLLRVLCYRNDEAAAKFLKKNYNFPTKI